The genomic segment GGGTGAAGCCCTCGACCTGCTCAAGGCTTGGAACACTGGACATCCCGGCGGCATTGCCACTGTTCACGCCAACTCTGCGGCAGAAGGTCTGCTGCGCATTGAGCAACTTATCTCGGAAGCATCCACCTCGCCCATGCCGCAACTGATCGGCTCGGCTGTGGACTTTCTGATTTTCATCCGCCGCACCCGTAAGGGCCGGACAGTCTCTGAAGTGGCGGAAGTAATCGGATACGACCCCGTAAATCAAAAATACATCATGGAGTACATCTACGATGAAAACAAATAAGCATAAATATCTGCCCCTTCTGGCAATACTCCTGCTGGCCGCTCTGCCTGACGCAGCCTTTGCTTCCAATTCAATCAATGAACTCAGCACGCCCATGGAAATGGTGGTCGGCACCATCACCGGTCCGGTTGGTCGCTGGATCTGCATCGGCGGCATGGGGATTTCCGGCATCGCTTTCATCATGAAAAGGGAAGAACTTGAAGGCGGCTTCAAGACCCTGCTCAAAACAGTATTCGGCATGTCATTTGTTGCGCTGGCCGCATCAATTGTCGATTCAATCTTCAGCTTTTCCGGGGCGGTCATATGA from the Desulfovibrio sp. JC010 genome contains:
- a CDS encoding ATPase, T2SS/T4P/T4SS family produces the protein GEALDLLKAWNTGHPGGIATVHANSAAEGLLRIEQLISEASTSPMPQLIGSAVDFLIFIRRTRKGRTVSEVAEVIGYDPVNQKYIMEYIYDENK
- a CDS encoding TrbC/VirB2 family protein — protein: MKTNKHKYLPLLAILLLAALPDAAFASNSINELSTPMEMVVGTITGPVGRWICIGGMGISGIAFIMKREELEGGFKTLLKTVFGMSFVALAASIVDSIFSFSGAVI